From the Candidatus Ozemobacteraceae bacterium genome, one window contains:
- a CDS encoding TlpA disulfide reductase family protein: MKKRIIRAFLGAGIAAGMMMSGPLAVNAAESKDPSSMVNIGGDAGAAIEPEIELKVGDPAPEFSLPNLVTDKMESLKDYSGKPIILFFIQSACYSCLQEAKALKTLKEQYPGIEIIAIGVDLLGKPMLVSWAAHNNINYPVLLDPIFSVPEKYGFSFTPSSVVIDKAGKIAMVHAGYRPQDLKLFEDKIKELLAQK, from the coding sequence ATGAAGAAGCGGATCATTCGAGCTTTTCTCGGCGCGGGAATCGCTGCCGGCATGATGATGAGTGGCCCTCTCGCGGTGAACGCCGCCGAGAGCAAGGATCCTTCCAGCATGGTCAACATCGGCGGAGACGCCGGTGCCGCGATCGAACCCGAGATCGAACTGAAGGTCGGCGACCCCGCTCCGGAATTTTCGCTTCCGAACCTCGTCACCGACAAGATGGAAAGCCTGAAGGATTACTCCGGCAAACCCATCATTTTGTTCTTCATTCAGAGCGCCTGCTACTCCTGCCTCCAGGAAGCCAAAGCGCTCAAAACCCTCAAGGAGCAATACCCCGGCATCGAAATCATCGCGATCGGCGTTGATCTCCTCGGAAAACCGATGCTGGTCTCCTGGGCTGCCCACAACAACATCAATTACCCTGTGCTTCTCGACCCGATCTTCTCGGTGCCCGAGAAATACGGCTTCTCCTTCACGCCCAGTTCCGTCGTTATCGACAAGGCCGGGAAGATCGCGATGGTTCACGCCGGCTATCGTCCCCAGGACCTGAAGCTGTTCGAAGACAAGATCAAGGAACTTCTGGCGCAGAAATGA
- a CDS encoding 8-oxoguanine deaminase has protein sequence MNLFIRNISYFWAGGDEPVLENVSLLVEGSKIAAVGSASELAEKAGTARSISGEGMIVIPGLVNTHHHFYQTLTRNFPKVQDAELFEWLVNLYPLWAKLTADDFHLSTTVAALELLKSGCTTAVDHSYLVPAGQSHLFESQVTAAKRAGLRFHLCRGSMSRSKKDGGLPPDSVVQTEAVIMEETDRLVKKVHEAQSGGMTRIVVAPCSPFSVTKELMVEAKRYANRNGLKCHTHLAETHDEDDFCIKMYGCRPFELMEQLEWMDNNSFYAHCVHISGTEIPRMAKAQGGVAHCPTSNMRLGSGIAPIVEYQKAGVPVSIAVDGSASNDCSNMMLEVRNALLLQRVKNGAKCITAKDVLKMATLGGAKVLGRDDIGFLKAGMEADFVGFRLDSLRQAGSSTDPLAALVFCAVDNVDLSVVHGELLINAGKFTRFSDDELSEIVRLQNRRSRELYFGKA, from the coding sequence ATGAACCTCTTCATCAGGAATATCAGCTACTTCTGGGCCGGTGGTGACGAACCTGTCCTGGAAAACGTCTCGCTGCTCGTCGAAGGCTCGAAGATCGCCGCCGTCGGATCCGCATCGGAGCTTGCGGAGAAGGCCGGCACCGCCAGAAGCATCTCCGGCGAAGGAATGATCGTGATTCCCGGCCTCGTGAACACGCATCATCACTTTTATCAGACGCTGACCCGCAATTTTCCGAAAGTTCAGGACGCCGAGCTGTTCGAGTGGCTCGTCAACCTGTATCCGCTCTGGGCGAAGCTGACGGCCGACGATTTTCACCTGTCAACGACGGTCGCGGCACTCGAACTCCTCAAGAGCGGCTGCACCACGGCCGTCGACCATTCGTATCTGGTTCCCGCGGGCCAGTCCCATCTGTTCGAGAGCCAAGTCACGGCTGCGAAGCGCGCCGGCCTCCGGTTTCACCTGTGCCGCGGCAGCATGTCGCGCTCGAAGAAGGACGGCGGCCTGCCGCCCGATTCCGTCGTGCAGACCGAAGCCGTCATCATGGAGGAGACCGACCGGCTGGTGAAGAAGGTTCACGAGGCGCAGTCGGGCGGGATGACGCGCATCGTCGTGGCGCCCTGCTCCCCGTTCTCTGTGACGAAGGAGCTGATGGTCGAGGCCAAGCGGTATGCCAACAGGAACGGCCTCAAATGTCACACGCACCTGGCGGAGACCCATGACGAGGACGACTTCTGCATCAAGATGTACGGCTGCCGCCCCTTCGAGCTGATGGAACAGCTGGAATGGATGGACAACAACTCGTTCTACGCGCACTGCGTCCATATTTCCGGCACCGAGATCCCACGCATGGCGAAGGCGCAGGGCGGCGTCGCCCATTGCCCGACCAGCAACATGCGACTCGGCTCGGGCATCGCGCCGATCGTCGAGTATCAGAAGGCCGGGGTTCCCGTCAGCATCGCGGTCGACGGCTCGGCCAGCAACGACTGTTCGAACATGATGCTGGAAGTTCGGAACGCCCTTCTGTTGCAGCGCGTGAAGAACGGCGCCAAGTGCATCACGGCGAAGGACGTGCTGAAGATGGCCACGCTCGGCGGTGCGAAGGTGCTCGGCCGTGATGACATCGGGTTTCTGAAGGCCGGCATGGAAGCCGACTTCGTCGGTTTCAGGCTCGACTCGCTTCGGCAGGCCGGCAGCTCGACCGACCCGCTGGCGGCGCTGGTCTTCTGCGCGGTCGATAACGTCGATCTCTCGGTCGTCCACGGCGAGCTGCTCATCAACGCCGGCAAGTTCACCCGCTTCAGCGACGACGAGTTGTCCGAAATCGTTCGTCTGCAGAACCGCCGCAGCCGCGAGCTGTATTTCGGCAAAGCGTAA